A section of the Streptomyces sp. SCL15-4 genome encodes:
- a CDS encoding intradiol ring-cleavage dioxygenase: MTDTSDARKIGRRTVLAAAGGAAAALTVGAAAPPKDAGGTPDAAAAVCALTTEMTQGPYYLDGALVRSDITEGKPGIPLKLALTVVDAACAPLAGALVELWHADALGEYSGYVGDNGHHEPDDRTFLRGGVLTDSGGLARITTAYPGWYRGRCVHVHVKVHTGVTVTADGHFTGGSTVHTGQLFFDETVTAAVARISPYSANTVARTTLARDSVYDGRGAASGLLTLTALGGSASSGYTGTLTLGVRG; the protein is encoded by the coding sequence ATGACAGACACCTCTGATGCCCGGAAGATCGGGCGCCGTACCGTGCTGGCCGCCGCCGGCGGTGCCGCCGCCGCCTTGACCGTGGGAGCCGCGGCTCCGCCGAAGGACGCCGGCGGCACGCCGGACGCCGCGGCCGCGGTGTGCGCGCTCACGACCGAGATGACCCAGGGCCCCTACTACCTCGACGGCGCGCTCGTCCGCTCCGACATCACCGAAGGCAAGCCCGGCATCCCGCTGAAGCTCGCCCTGACCGTCGTCGACGCCGCCTGCGCCCCGCTCGCCGGTGCCCTCGTGGAGCTGTGGCACGCCGACGCGCTCGGCGAGTACTCGGGCTACGTCGGCGACAACGGGCACCACGAGCCCGACGACCGCACCTTCCTGCGCGGCGGTGTCCTCACGGACTCCGGCGGGCTCGCCAGGATCACGACCGCCTACCCGGGCTGGTACCGGGGCCGCTGCGTGCACGTCCACGTCAAGGTGCACACCGGTGTCACCGTCACGGCGGACGGCCACTTCACCGGCGGCTCGACCGTCCACACCGGCCAGCTCTTCTTCGACGAGACGGTCACGGCGGCCGTGGCCAGGATCTCGCCGTACTCCGCCAACACCGTCGCGCGCACCACCCTCGCGCGGGACTCGGTCTACGACGGCCGGGGCGCCGCCTCCGGTCTGCTCACCCTCACCGCCCTCGGCGGCTCCGCGTCGTCCGGCTACACCGGCACGCTCACGCTCGGCGTCCGGGGCTGA
- a CDS encoding arabinan endo-1,5-alpha-L-arabinosidase — MKRTALLAVPAALLLALVPGTASAYPNPGTVTGSTVVHDPTMIRTSGGRYLLYATGGGLAYKTSTDRISFTAGGDAFATRPGWWSSYATEAWAPDISYAGGKYLMYYAVSKFGENTSAIGLAGSTTGLPGSWTDYGVVYTSTSGSDYNAIDPNLFVDDDGKWWLSFGSWWTGIKMIRIDPATGKQYAGDTRRYSLAARPTGSKAVEAPYVVKRNGYYYLFASYDVCCQGTGSTYKVKVGRATSVTGPYYDKNGVAMTNNGGTPVLESHGSVIGPGGQSVMHDTDGDLIVYHYYDGNAGGTPKLGVNLLNWSSGWPVAY, encoded by the coding sequence ATGAAGCGCACCGCACTCCTCGCCGTCCCCGCCGCCCTGCTGCTCGCGCTCGTGCCGGGCACCGCCTCCGCGTACCCCAACCCCGGCACGGTCACCGGCAGTACCGTCGTGCACGACCCGACGATGATCCGCACCTCCGGCGGCCGTTACCTGCTCTACGCCACCGGTGGCGGCCTGGCCTACAAGACCTCCACCGACCGGATCTCCTTCACCGCCGGCGGCGACGCCTTCGCCACCAGGCCGGGCTGGTGGTCGTCGTACGCCACCGAGGCCTGGGCACCGGACATCTCGTACGCCGGCGGGAAGTACCTGATGTACTACGCCGTCTCCAAGTTCGGCGAGAACACCTCGGCGATCGGACTGGCCGGCTCGACGACCGGGCTGCCCGGCTCCTGGACCGACTACGGCGTCGTCTACACCTCCACCTCCGGCAGCGACTACAACGCCATCGACCCCAACCTCTTCGTGGACGACGACGGCAAGTGGTGGCTGTCCTTCGGAAGCTGGTGGACCGGCATCAAGATGATCCGGATCGACCCCGCGACCGGCAAGCAGTACGCGGGCGACACCAGGCGCTACTCCCTCGCCGCCCGGCCCACCGGCAGCAAGGCGGTCGAGGCGCCGTACGTCGTCAAGCGCAACGGCTACTACTACCTCTTCGCCTCGTACGACGTCTGCTGCCAGGGCACCGGCTCGACGTACAAGGTGAAGGTCGGCCGGGCGACCTCGGTGACCGGGCCGTACTACGACAAGAACGGCGTGGCGATGACCAACAACGGCGGCACGCCGGTGCTGGAGTCCCACGGCAGCGTCATCGGGCCCGGCGGGCAGTCCGTCATGCACGACACCGACGGCGACCTGATCGTCTACCACTACTACGACGGCAACGCGGGCGGCACCCCGAAACTCGGCGTCAACCTGCTGAACTGGTCGTCGGGCTGGCCGGTGGCCTACTGA
- the cutA gene encoding divalent-cation tolerance protein CutA — protein sequence MAEHRHLTVLTTTDTEEEAKALAAGAVEARVAACAQIGGLVTSVYRWQGATRTEREWQILFKTTTARYADLETYLKEAHTYDTPEIIATPIVTGSAAYLAWLEEETRPAE from the coding sequence ATGGCAGAGCACCGGCACCTGACCGTACTGACGACCACGGACACCGAGGAGGAGGCGAAGGCCCTCGCCGCCGGCGCGGTGGAGGCCCGGGTCGCCGCGTGCGCACAGATCGGCGGCCTCGTCACCAGCGTGTACCGCTGGCAGGGGGCGACACGGACCGAGCGGGAGTGGCAGATCCTGTTCAAGACCACCACGGCGCGCTACGCCGACCTGGAGACCTACCTCAAGGAAGCCCACACCTACGACACCCCGGAGATCATCGCGACTCCGATCGTGACCGGCAGCGCGGCCTACCTGGCGTGGCTGGAGGAGGAGACCAGGCCTGCCGAGTAG
- a CDS encoding pyridoxal phosphate-dependent aminotransferase, giving the protein MVGNVTSLFRGQGGGGTGPVDFRVPRNPYFPTPAMFDELADRLREIVTSCPSDAGTITGELCSLLGLPPQCVATGNGSTELITWIDHLLVRQSLAVPVPTSGRWTDQPVRTGKRVDMFPLQEADGFALDLDRYAGFIRARGARAAVVCNPNSPDGGRLRRERLVRFLDAMADLDVVVVDESFLEFADAGAEASVVQEALLRPNVIVLRGLDESLGLRGVRFGYLVAGPALAGRVRSALPRRNLDFLAEQVVFMLRDHGPQYARGLEQLRRDRRDMTARLSALPGLTVYPSQANFLFVRLPVGAEGTVVRDRMLTEHRILVRECGDKIGSSSRFLRLAVRPQADVRRLVSGLERVLYDSGAASGTGYTSGTATVDRLIGETSGSGLRLTAPGPAPHGPAPRLAPPVPAPPVPAPPVPAPPVPAPAVPAPAVGTGVPLPAAVPPPPAAPPAPAAATPPGVPARGGLTAAQVRGTTAPGPALAQAPAAG; this is encoded by the coding sequence TTGGTCGGCAACGTCACCTCGTTGTTCCGCGGTCAGGGCGGCGGCGGGACCGGCCCGGTGGACTTCCGCGTCCCGCGCAACCCGTACTTCCCGACGCCCGCCATGTTCGACGAACTGGCGGACCGGTTGCGTGAGATCGTCACGTCCTGCCCGAGCGACGCCGGCACGATCACCGGCGAGCTGTGCTCCCTGCTCGGTCTCCCGCCGCAGTGCGTGGCGACGGGCAACGGCTCCACGGAACTGATCACCTGGATCGACCATCTGCTGGTCCGGCAGTCCCTGGCGGTCCCGGTGCCCACGTCCGGCCGCTGGACCGACCAGCCGGTGCGGACCGGCAAGCGGGTCGACATGTTCCCGCTCCAGGAGGCGGACGGCTTCGCCCTGGACCTCGACCGGTACGCCGGCTTCATCCGGGCCCGGGGCGCCCGGGCGGCCGTGGTCTGCAACCCGAACAGCCCCGACGGCGGCCGGCTGCGGCGCGAGCGGCTGGTGCGGTTCCTGGACGCCATGGCGGACCTGGACGTGGTGGTCGTCGACGAGTCGTTCCTGGAGTTCGCCGACGCCGGGGCCGAGGCGAGCGTCGTCCAGGAGGCCCTGCTCCGCCCGAACGTGATCGTCCTGCGCGGCCTCGACGAGAGCCTCGGCCTGCGCGGCGTCCGCTTCGGCTACCTCGTCGCCGGCCCCGCGCTGGCCGGCCGGGTCCGCTCCGCGCTGCCGAGGCGGAACCTCGACTTCCTGGCCGAGCAGGTGGTGTTCATGCTCCGGGACCACGGGCCGCAGTACGCGCGCGGCCTGGAGCAGTTGCGCCGCGACCGCCGGGACATGACCGCCCGGCTGTCCGCGCTCCCCGGCCTCACCGTCTATCCCTCCCAGGCCAACTTCCTCTTCGTCCGCCTGCCCGTCGGCGCCGAGGGCACGGTGGTCCGCGACCGCATGCTCACCGAGCACCGGATCCTGGTCCGCGAGTGCGGCGACAAGATCGGCTCCTCCAGCCGCTTCCTGCGCCTCGCGGTGCGTCCGCAGGCCGACGTGCGCCGCCTGGTGTCCGGCCTGGAGCGGGTGCTCTACGACTCCGGTGCCGCCTCCGGGACCGGCTACACCTCGGGCACGGCGACGGTGGACCGCCTGATCGGCGAGACGAGCGGGTCCGGCCTGCGGCTGACCGCCCCCGGACCGGCACCCCACGGACCGGCCCCGCGCCTCGCACCGCCCGTCCCCGCACCGCCCGTCCCCGCACCGCCCGTCCCCGCACCGCCCGTCCCCGCCCCGGCCGTCCCCGCCCCGGCCGTCGGCACCGGCGTGCCGCTCCCCGCCGCCGTGCCTCCGCCGCCGGCCGCGCCTCCGGCGCCCGCCGCGGCCACTCCTCCCGGGGTCCCGGCACGGGGCGGGCTCACCGCGGCGCAGGTGCGCGGGACGACGGCTCCCGGCCCGGCCCTCGCCCAGGCCCCGGCGGCGGGCTGA
- a CDS encoding aldose epimerase family protein — MELNRRTVIASAAAAGLAATALGGTAQAASGRKPVAEPFGTLADGTEVHRWSLENGGTRMKVLSYGGVVQTLETPDRHGRYANVVAGFDNIADYVAGSPYFGALIGRYGNRIGKGRFTLDGKPYQLSVNDGDNSLHGGAQGFDKRVWDVEPFTHGTDVGLRLRRTSADGEMGYPGTLRTQVTYTLTRHGDWRIDYEATTDRATVVNLTSHVYWNLAGEGTGSIEDHELSIAAARYTPTDSGLIPTGELARVAGSPFDFRHAKPIGRDLRAGHEQLVLAKGYDHNWVLDKGITARPEHIATLRDPRSGRTLKIATDQPGLQFYSGNFLDGTLTGTGGRTYRQGDALCLETQHFPDSPNHPAFPSTVLRPGETYRTSTIHRFGV, encoded by the coding sequence ATGGAACTGAACAGACGCACGGTCATCGCCTCGGCCGCGGCGGCGGGACTCGCCGCCACCGCGCTCGGCGGTACGGCACAGGCCGCCTCGGGAAGGAAGCCGGTGGCGGAACCCTTCGGCACGCTCGCCGACGGCACCGAGGTCCACCGCTGGTCGCTGGAGAACGGCGGCACCCGGATGAAGGTGCTGTCCTACGGCGGTGTCGTCCAGACCCTGGAGACACCCGACCGCCACGGCCGGTACGCCAACGTCGTGGCCGGCTTCGACAACATCGCCGACTACGTCGCCGGCAGCCCGTACTTCGGCGCGCTGATCGGCCGCTACGGCAACCGCATCGGCAAGGGCCGGTTCACCCTGGACGGGAAGCCGTACCAGCTCTCCGTGAACGACGGCGACAACAGCCTGCACGGCGGCGCACAGGGCTTCGACAAGCGCGTGTGGGACGTGGAGCCGTTCACCCACGGCACCGACGTCGGCCTGCGGCTGCGCCGCACCAGCGCCGACGGCGAGATGGGCTACCCGGGCACGCTGCGCACCCAGGTGACGTACACGCTCACCCGGCACGGCGACTGGCGCATCGACTACGAGGCCACCACCGACCGGGCCACCGTCGTCAACCTCACCAGTCACGTGTACTGGAACCTGGCCGGCGAGGGCACCGGCAGCATCGAGGACCACGAACTGTCCATCGCCGCCGCCCGCTACACCCCGACCGACTCCGGTCTGATCCCCACCGGCGAGCTGGCCCGGGTCGCGGGCAGCCCGTTCGACTTCCGGCACGCCAAGCCCATCGGCCGGGACCTGCGGGCGGGCCACGAGCAGCTGGTGCTGGCCAAGGGATACGACCACAACTGGGTGCTGGACAAGGGGATCACGGCCCGGCCCGAGCACATCGCGACCCTGCGCGACCCGCGGTCCGGCCGCACCCTGAAGATCGCCACCGACCAGCCGGGCCTGCAGTTCTACTCCGGCAACTTCCTCGACGGCACGCTCACCGGCACCGGCGGCCGCACCTACCGGCAGGGCGACGCCCTGTGCCTGGAGACCCAGCACTTCCCGGACTCGCCGAACCACCCGGCGTTCCCGTCGACGGTGCTGCGACCCGGCGAGACGTACCGGACGAGCACGATCCACCGCTTCGGGGTCTGA
- the mmsB gene encoding multiple monosaccharide ABC transporter permease: MSTDVTAKSPAPAPPGGGAGADGGLLGLVLTGLRRNMRQYGMLIALGLIVVVFAIWTDGNLLLPRNVSNLVLQNSYILILAIGMMLVIIAGHIDLSVGSLTAFTGAFAAVLTVQHGLPWPVALVLCLLMGAAAGAIQGYLIAYFGIPSFIVTLAGMLIFRGLTEIMLKGQTLGPFPHGLQKLGNGFLPETGPNTNYHNLTLLLGLVLIAAVLWQEFRDRRRQQEFSLDVVPVRLFLLKLTAMVAAILVLTLLLASYKGAPIVLIVLGALVVGYGYVMRNAVFGRHIYAVGGNLPAAKLSGVKDKKVTFYVFLNMGVLAALAGLVVAARLDAASPKAGVNFELEAIASSFIGGASMSGGVGTVLGAIIGGLVLGVLNNGMNLLGVGTEWQQVIKGLALLVAVGFDVWNKRKSGS, encoded by the coding sequence ATGAGCACGGATGTGACCGCCAAGAGCCCGGCCCCCGCGCCGCCGGGCGGCGGAGCGGGGGCGGACGGGGGCCTGCTCGGCCTGGTACTGACCGGCCTGCGCCGCAACATGCGCCAGTACGGCATGCTGATCGCGCTCGGCCTGATCGTGGTCGTCTTCGCGATCTGGACCGACGGCAACCTGCTGCTGCCGCGCAACGTGTCCAACCTGGTACTCCAGAACAGCTACATCCTGATCCTCGCGATCGGCATGATGCTGGTCATCATCGCCGGGCACATCGACCTGTCGGTCGGCTCGCTCACGGCGTTCACCGGCGCCTTCGCGGCCGTGCTGACCGTGCAGCACGGGCTGCCCTGGCCCGTGGCACTGGTGCTGTGCCTGCTGATGGGCGCCGCCGCGGGCGCGATCCAGGGCTATCTCATCGCCTACTTCGGCATACCGTCCTTCATCGTCACCCTCGCCGGAATGCTGATCTTCCGCGGCCTGACCGAGATCATGCTCAAGGGCCAGACCCTCGGCCCGTTCCCGCACGGCCTGCAGAAACTCGGCAACGGCTTCCTGCCCGAGACCGGCCCGAACACCAACTACCACAACCTCACCCTGCTCCTCGGGCTGGTGCTGATCGCGGCCGTGCTGTGGCAGGAGTTCCGCGACCGCCGCCGCCAGCAGGAGTTCTCCCTGGACGTCGTACCGGTCCGGCTGTTCCTGCTCAAGCTGACGGCCATGGTAGCGGCCATCCTCGTCCTCACCCTCCTGCTCGCCAGCTACAAGGGCGCACCGATCGTGCTGATCGTCCTCGGCGCGCTGGTCGTCGGCTACGGCTACGTCATGCGCAACGCGGTCTTCGGCCGGCACATCTACGCGGTCGGCGGCAACCTGCCGGCGGCCAAGCTGTCCGGTGTGAAGGACAAGAAGGTCACCTTCTACGTCTTCCTGAACATGGGCGTGCTCGCGGCCCTGGCGGGCCTGGTGGTCGCCGCCCGGCTGGACGCGGCCTCGCCGAAGGCGGGCGTCAACTTCGAACTGGAGGCGATCGCCTCCTCGTTCATCGGCGGCGCGTCCATGAGCGGCGGTGTCGGCACCGTCCTCGGCGCCATCATCGGCGGCCTGGTCCTCGGCGTGCTGAACAACGGCATGAACCTCCTCGGCGTCGGCACCGAGTGGCAGCAGGTCATCAAGGGCCTGGCCCTGCTGGTGGCCGTCGGGTTCGACGTGTGGAACAAGCGCAAGTCCGGTTCGTAA
- the mmsA gene encoding multiple monosaccharide ABC transporter ATP-binding protein, with protein MAGPVLEMRSIVKTFPGVKALSDVTLTVRRGEVHAICGENGAGKSTLMKVLSGVHPYGSYEGDILFEGEVSRFKDIRASEQHGIVIIHQELALVPHLSIAENLFLGNEHATRGLINWRETLRHATELLRRVGLDEHPETRVADIGVGKQQLVEIAKALSKQVKLLILDEPTAALNDEDSDKLLDLILELKHQGITSIIISHKLNEIRKVADSVTIIRDGRSIETLDVKAPETTEERIIAGMVGRDLDHRFPERTPHQPEKGAAPALEVRGWTVFHPIDQQRKVVDDVSLTVRRGEIVGIAGLMGAGRTELAMSVFGRTYGRYAAGTVLKDGREIRTKTVPEAIGHGIAYVTEDRKHYGLNLIDTINRNISLTALHKVASRGVVDEHEERQVAEGFRSSMNIKAPTVFEPVGKLSGGNQQKVVLSKWIFAGPDVLILDEPTRGIDVGAKYEIYTVIDQLAAQGKAVVFISSELPELLGMCDRIYTMAAGRLTGEVPRAEATQEVLMRHMTKDKAKDEEVTP; from the coding sequence ATGGCGGGACCCGTCCTGGAAATGCGCTCGATCGTCAAGACCTTTCCCGGTGTCAAGGCGCTGTCGGACGTCACTCTGACCGTCCGGCGGGGCGAGGTCCACGCCATCTGCGGGGAGAACGGCGCCGGCAAGTCCACCTTGATGAAGGTGCTCTCCGGCGTCCACCCGTACGGCAGTTACGAGGGGGACATCCTCTTCGAGGGAGAGGTCTCCCGGTTCAAGGACATCCGGGCCAGCGAGCAGCACGGCATCGTCATCATCCACCAGGAACTGGCGCTGGTGCCGCACCTGTCCATCGCCGAGAACCTCTTCCTCGGCAACGAGCACGCCACGCGCGGCCTGATCAACTGGCGCGAGACCCTGCGCCACGCCACCGAGCTGCTGCGCCGGGTCGGTCTGGACGAGCACCCGGAGACCCGGGTCGCCGACATCGGCGTGGGCAAGCAGCAGCTGGTGGAGATCGCCAAGGCGCTGTCGAAGCAGGTGAAGCTGCTGATCCTGGACGAGCCGACGGCGGCTCTGAACGACGAGGACAGCGACAAGCTCCTCGATCTGATCCTGGAGCTGAAGCACCAGGGCATCACCTCGATCATCATCTCCCACAAGCTCAACGAGATCCGCAAGGTCGCCGACTCGGTGACGATCATCCGGGACGGCCGGTCCATCGAGACCCTCGATGTGAAGGCGCCGGAGACCACCGAGGAGCGGATCATCGCCGGCATGGTCGGCCGCGACCTCGACCACCGCTTCCCCGAACGCACCCCGCACCAGCCGGAGAAGGGCGCGGCACCGGCGCTGGAGGTCCGCGGCTGGACCGTGTTCCACCCGATCGACCAGCAGCGCAAGGTCGTGGACGACGTCTCGCTGACCGTGCGCCGGGGCGAGATCGTCGGCATCGCGGGCCTGATGGGCGCGGGCCGTACCGAACTCGCGATGAGCGTATTCGGGCGGACCTACGGCCGGTACGCGGCCGGCACGGTCCTGAAGGACGGCCGGGAGATCCGTACCAAGACGGTCCCGGAGGCGATCGGGCACGGCATCGCCTACGTCACCGAGGACCGCAAGCACTACGGCCTGAACCTCATCGACACCATCAACCGGAACATCTCGCTGACCGCGCTGCACAAGGTCGCGAGCCGGGGCGTGGTGGACGAGCACGAGGAACGGCAGGTCGCCGAGGGCTTCCGGTCCTCCATGAACATCAAGGCGCCCACGGTGTTCGAGCCGGTGGGCAAGCTCTCCGGCGGCAACCAGCAGAAGGTCGTGCTCAGCAAGTGGATCTTCGCCGGGCCCGACGTGCTGATCCTGGACGAGCCGACCCGCGGCATCGACGTGGGCGCCAAGTACGAGATCTACACGGTCATCGACCAGCTCGCCGCCCAGGGCAAGGCGGTGGTCTTCATCTCCTCCGAACTGCCCGAACTGCTCGGCATGTGCGACCGCATCTACACGATGGCCGCCGGGCGGCTGACCGGTGAGGTGCCGCGGGCCGAGGCCACGCAGGAAGTGCTGATGCGGCATATGACGAAAGACAAGGCGAAGGACGAAGAGGTAACGCCATGA
- the chvE gene encoding multiple monosaccharide ABC transporter substrate-binding protein, translated as MRNRRAALASIAGAASLALALTACGQNSEGGSKEKSGDVKDATIGIAMPTKSSERWISDGNNVVKDLQAKGYKTKLVYGEDDPDTQVSQIENLITQGVKGLIIAAIDNKSLNNVLQEAADAHIPVISYDRLILGTENVDYYASFDNEKVGALQGSYIVHGLGLDSGKKGPFNLELFAGSNDDNNTKYFFGGAMKVLQPYIDKKQLVVKSGQTNLNQVTTLRWDGTTAQKRMEDILTSSYKSGRVDAVLSPYDGISIGILSALKSDGYGSGDKPLPVLTGQDAELASVKSIIAGQQTQTVYKDLRKLAEVAATMVDDSLKGKKPQVNDTKTYDNGNKVVPSYLLQPVSVDKSNYRKVLVDGGYYTEADLK; from the coding sequence ATGCGCAACCGCAGAGCCGCACTCGCCTCCATAGCCGGAGCCGCCTCGCTCGCGCTCGCCCTGACCGCCTGCGGGCAGAACAGCGAAGGCGGCAGCAAGGAGAAGTCGGGCGACGTCAAGGACGCCACCATCGGCATCGCCATGCCGACCAAGTCCTCCGAGCGCTGGATCTCCGACGGCAACAACGTCGTCAAGGACCTCCAGGCCAAGGGCTACAAGACCAAGCTGGTCTACGGCGAGGACGACCCGGACACCCAGGTCTCGCAGATCGAGAACCTCATCACGCAGGGCGTGAAGGGCCTGATCATCGCGGCGATCGACAACAAGTCGCTGAACAACGTCCTCCAGGAGGCGGCGGACGCCCACATCCCGGTCATCTCCTACGACCGGCTGATCCTCGGCACCGAGAACGTCGACTACTACGCCTCGTTCGACAACGAGAAGGTCGGCGCGCTCCAGGGCTCGTACATCGTGCACGGACTCGGCCTGGACAGCGGCAAGAAGGGCCCGTTCAACCTGGAGCTGTTCGCCGGCTCCAACGACGACAACAACACCAAGTACTTCTTCGGCGGGGCCATGAAGGTGCTCCAGCCGTACATCGACAAGAAGCAGCTGGTCGTCAAGTCCGGGCAGACCAACCTGAACCAGGTCACCACCCTGCGCTGGGACGGCACCACCGCGCAGAAGCGCATGGAGGACATCCTCACCTCGTCCTACAAGAGCGGCCGGGTCGACGCGGTCCTCTCGCCGTACGACGGCATCTCCATCGGCATCCTGTCCGCGCTGAAGTCCGACGGCTACGGCTCGGGCGACAAGCCGCTGCCGGTCCTCACCGGCCAGGACGCCGAGCTGGCCTCGGTGAAGTCGATCATCGCCGGGCAGCAGACGCAGACCGTCTACAAGGACCTGCGCAAGCTCGCCGAGGTCGCCGCCACGATGGTGGACGACTCCCTGAAGGGCAAGAAGCCGCAGGTCAACGACACCAAGACGTACGACAACGGCAACAAGGTGGTGCCCTCCTATCTGCTCCAGCCGGTGAGCGTCGACAAGAGCAATTACCGGAAGGTGCTGGTCGACGGCGGTTACTACACCGAGGCCGACCTGAAGTAA
- a CDS encoding zinc-dependent alcohol dehydrogenase → MTSQVLVEAPGAHRVEAHTPREPGPGEALVAVHAVGICGSDREVYQGNRPEGYVTYPLVPGHEWSGTVSAVGPGVPGSLAGRKVVGEGFRNCQVCDRCHAGETTLCTAGYEETGFTRPGAMAATLTLPARLLHVLPDDADLTAAALLEPAACIAAAALKARALPGERVAVVGTGTLGMFAVQFLAATSPAELLVVGTRDDREALARRFGASDFRLKDGELPGGFDVVIETAGSASAARTAAALLRRGGRLVLTGIPAPGADGLDPTDLVVRQLEVHTVFGAPPDAWAHAVRVFGAGLLTPLPLVTHELPLTEFPRAIELVGAGDPTVGKVLLRP, encoded by the coding sequence GTGACTTCCCAGGTCCTCGTCGAGGCGCCCGGCGCACACCGGGTCGAGGCCCACACGCCGCGCGAGCCCGGCCCCGGCGAGGCGCTGGTGGCCGTGCACGCGGTCGGCATCTGCGGCAGCGACCGCGAGGTGTACCAGGGCAACCGGCCCGAGGGGTACGTGACGTACCCGCTGGTGCCCGGGCACGAGTGGTCGGGGACGGTGTCGGCGGTGGGCCCCGGGGTGCCCGGCTCGCTGGCCGGCCGCAAGGTGGTCGGCGAGGGCTTCCGCAACTGCCAGGTGTGCGACCGCTGCCACGCCGGCGAGACCACGCTCTGCACCGCCGGATACGAGGAGACCGGGTTCACCCGGCCGGGCGCCATGGCGGCCACCCTCACCCTGCCCGCCCGGTTGCTGCACGTCCTGCCGGACGACGCCGACCTCACCGCCGCCGCGCTGCTGGAGCCGGCCGCCTGTATCGCCGCCGCCGCGCTGAAGGCCCGGGCCCTGCCGGGCGAGCGGGTCGCGGTGGTCGGCACCGGCACCCTCGGGATGTTCGCCGTGCAGTTCCTCGCGGCCACCTCGCCGGCCGAGCTGCTGGTGGTGGGCACCCGCGACGACCGGGAGGCACTGGCCCGGCGGTTCGGGGCGAGCGACTTCCGGCTGAAGGACGGCGAGCTGCCCGGCGGCTTCGACGTGGTGATCGAGACCGCCGGGTCCGCGTCCGCCGCCCGCACCGCCGCCGCGCTGCTGCGGCGCGGCGGGCGCCTGGTCCTCACCGGGATCCCGGCGCCGGGCGCGGACGGGCTCGACCCGACCGATCTCGTCGTGCGGCAGCTGGAGGTGCACACCGTCTTCGGGGCGCCGCCGGACGCCTGGGCGCACGCCGTGCGGGTGTTCGGCGCCGGACTGCTCACCCCGCTGCCGCTGGTCACGCACGAGCTGCCGCTGACCGAGTTCCCGCGCGCCATCGAGCTGGTGGGGGCCGGTGATCCCACGGTGGGCAAGGTGCTGCTCCGCCCCTGA